The Tripterygium wilfordii isolate XIE 37 chromosome 23, ASM1340144v1, whole genome shotgun sequence genomic sequence TTATACTTGGATTGGGCCGTCAGTTGCATCTGCGTTTGGTGATTTGCAAGTGCAATCATATAACCTCTACGATCCATCCAACAACAAAGAATACTTCATTGGTCACAAATTCGCAAAGTTGCCAGATGAAACGGCGTTTGGTCCTGTAAGATTCAGAGTCTACGCTTCAAAACATGGCTGGGTGTTTCTAGCAGCAACATCAGAGATAACTGGTAACCGCCACTTGTTTTTATGTCATGCTTTTAACAGGAAAACCATAGATTTACCTGTTATAAAAACCACCACCGGTGCTCGTGATCCTGGCAACGGTACATTCTCTACTATTCCAACTTGTTCAAATTGTGTGTTTTATGTGGTTGACACGAGTTATGATGCAGTTACCGTGTCGACTTATCGTAATGGTGATGCCGAATGGTGCATGTATAAGTTTGCAAATCTTGAGAATAAAATGGTTAAGGATGCCCTATACTGGAATGGACTTTTCTATTGCCTTTGTAGTTCTGGTTTGCTATGGGCATTCGACATTGTTTGTGGTGATTGGCGGCAGATTCCTATTGATGCATCCCATATTATTTCTCTAGGAACAAGTAAGATGGTGGAGTCTGATGGAGTCCGTTGAAGTTGAGAGTTGTTGAGATTGGTTCAAATCTTAGGTGGGTCACATATAAAAAACCCAAATTCCACCATCAAACCTCTTTTATTTTCATCGTTGTGTCGTTCCTCAgcgcctctctctctccctgctATAATCATAAGGCTACAATCATAAGGTATGTTGTTTcttcaaaaaccctaatttttgttTGGGGATTTTATTATGTTGTTTCAGCATATACCCTAATTAATTCACGTTTGCTATATTTTGGCATTCGGTACTAGGCTTGTCAGCCCTAGCCTCCCCTTATCAAACCATTCATGTGTTTGCTAGCTAGATTG encodes the following:
- the LOC119992902 gene encoding F-box protein At3g56470-like isoform X1, whose protein sequence is MAVYTWIGPSVASAFGDLQVQSYNLYDPSNNKEYFIGHKFAKLPDETAFGPVRFRVYASKHGWVFLAATSEITGNRHLFLCHAFNRKTIDLPVIKTTTGARDPGNGTFSTIPTCSNCVFYVVDTSYDAVTVSTYRNGDAEWCMYKFANLENKMVKDALYWNGLFYCLCSSGLLWAFDIVCGDWRQIPIDASHIISLGTSKMVESDGVR
- the LOC119992902 gene encoding uncharacterized protein LOC119992902 isoform X4, with protein sequence MAVYTWIGPSVASAFGDLQVQSYNLYDPSNNKEYFIGHKFAKLPDETAFGPVRFRVYASKHGWVFLAATSEITVTVSTYRNGDAEWCMYKFANLENKMVKDALYWNGLFYCLCSSGLLWAFDIVCGDWRQIPIDASHIISLGTSKMVESDGVR
- the LOC119992902 gene encoding F-box/kelch-repeat protein At3g18720-like isoform X3; amino-acid sequence: MAVYTWIGPSVASAFGDLQVQSYNLYDPSNNKEYFIGHKFAKLPDETAFGPVRFRVYASKHGWVFLAATSEITGNRHLFLCHAFNRKTIDLPVIKTTTGARDPGNVTVSTYRNGDAEWCMYKFANLENKMVKDALYWNGLFYCLCSSGLLWAFDIVCGDWRQIPIDASHIISLGTSKMVESDGVR